One window from the genome of Candidatus Poseidoniia archaeon encodes:
- a CDS encoding HDIG domain-containing protein produces MKPHVLRIGHRPERDKRISTHVALTARAFGADCITLHRPDSRVVTTVEDVVQRFGGDFSIATTTRPRAVARDWRGKVVHLTMFGTPLAEAAPLLRHESELLVIVGAERVPRWTFELADWNVAVGSQPHSEVAALAILLAELEPRWAQPELDGELQVIPSAQRRRLAAIPTADECLALHGGAGSPAPLLAHCRAVAEMAAAVTDALSGNVALANAGALLHDIGRTRAAGVEHCALGAAMATEAGFHPGVAHIIRAHVAGGIPQREARTLGLPPGDYLPRTLEARVVAACDNLHAGSRRRPLADCTAWLESQGLAAAARRVTRLHRRVSRRLGRDLAEF; encoded by the coding sequence GTGAAGCCCCACGTCCTGCGCATCGGCCACCGGCCGGAGCGGGACAAGCGCATTTCGACGCACGTTGCGCTGACCGCGCGTGCCTTTGGCGCTGACTGCATTACGCTGCACCGCCCCGACTCGCGAGTCGTCACGACGGTCGAAGACGTCGTGCAGCGCTTCGGCGGCGATTTCTCCATTGCGACCACAACTCGCCCGCGGGCGGTCGCGCGTGACTGGCGCGGCAAGGTGGTGCACCTGACCATGTTCGGCACCCCGCTGGCTGAGGCGGCGCCGCTGCTACGCCATGAATCGGAACTGCTGGTAATCGTCGGCGCCGAACGGGTGCCGCGCTGGACGTTCGAGCTGGCGGACTGGAATGTCGCCGTCGGCAGCCAGCCGCACTCGGAAGTCGCGGCGCTCGCAATTCTGCTCGCCGAACTCGAGCCGCGCTGGGCCCAGCCGGAACTCGACGGCGAGCTACAGGTCATCCCGAGCGCGCAGCGGCGACGGCTGGCGGCTATCCCGACCGCGGACGAGTGCCTCGCGCTGCACGGCGGCGCGGGCTCGCCCGCGCCGCTGCTGGCGCACTGCCGCGCCGTCGCTGAAATGGCGGCCGCGGTGACTGACGCACTGAGCGGCAACGTCGCGCTCGCGAACGCTGGCGCGCTGCTGCACGACATCGGCCGCACCCGCGCCGCCGGCGTCGAGCATTGCGCGCTCGGCGCGGCAATGGCGACGGAAGCGGGCTTCCACCCCGGCGTGGCGCACATCATCCGCGCGCATGTCGCCGGCGGCATCCCGCAGCGCGAAGCTCGCACGCTGGGACTGCCGCCCGGCGACTACCTGCCGCGCACGCTGGAAGCACGGGTCGTCGCGGCGTGCGACAACCTGCACGCCGGCAGCCGCCGCCGCCCGCTCGCCGACTGCACCGCGTGGCTCGAGTCGCAAGGGCTCGCAGCGGCAGCGCGCCGCGTCACGCGGCTGCATCGCCGGGTTTCGCGGCGCCTCGGGCGCGACCTCGCCGAGTTCTAG
- a CDS encoding DNA-directed RNA polymerase subunit N, whose protein sequence is MLIPVRCFTCNKVIGGHYEKFCERVAKGENGAEVMNDLGIERYCCRRIYMAHTDLIDEVLPYD, encoded by the coding sequence ATGCTGATACCCGTACGCTGTTTCACATGCAACAAGGTCATTGGTGGCCACTACGAAAAGTTCTGCGAGCGAGTCGCCAAGGGCGAGAACGGAGCCGAGGTCATGAACGACCTGGGCATCGAGCGCTACTGCTGCCGCCGCATCTACATGGCGCACACCGACCTGATTGACGAAGTGCTGCCCTACGACTGA
- a CDS encoding ABC transporter ATP-binding protein, with the protein MRDVSFSVERGDFFGLLGPNGAGKTTLLKVLTGQIRATSGEAEVLGLPVAQQPLEVRSRAGIVPEQSTPPSFLTPREVLELVVAVRGCEGEVEWWLEFFEFEEAEGRICRTLSRGQRQKVLLAAAFIAQPEVLFLDEPFINLDPLVQAKVRDWLDEYVAGGGTVFLNTHMLENAERLCNRAAIIHRGRIRSLIELEQLRSQGTTLEALFHEMVA; encoded by the coding sequence TTGCGCGACGTCTCTTTCAGCGTCGAGCGGGGCGACTTCTTCGGACTGCTCGGCCCCAACGGCGCCGGCAAGACAACGCTGCTGAAAGTGCTGACGGGGCAGATTCGCGCCACCAGCGGCGAGGCGGAGGTGCTGGGCCTGCCGGTCGCGCAGCAGCCGCTTGAGGTGCGCAGCCGCGCCGGCATCGTCCCCGAACAGTCAACGCCCCCCAGCTTCCTGACGCCGCGCGAGGTGCTCGAGCTGGTGGTGGCCGTGCGGGGCTGCGAGGGTGAGGTTGAGTGGTGGCTGGAGTTTTTCGAGTTCGAGGAGGCCGAAGGCCGTATCTGCCGCACGCTCTCGCGCGGGCAGCGGCAGAAGGTACTGCTGGCGGCGGCGTTCATCGCGCAGCCGGAAGTGCTGTTTCTCGACGAGCCGTTCATCAACCTTGACCCGCTGGTGCAGGCAAAAGTGCGCGACTGGCTCGACGAGTATGTTGCGGGGGGCGGGACGGTGTTCCTGAACACTCACATGCTCGAGAACGCTGAACGGCTCTGCAATCGCGCCGCTATCATCCACCGTGGCCGCATCCGTTCGCTCATCGAGCTGGAGCAGCTGCGGTCGCAGGGGACGACGCTCGAGGCGCTGTTCCACGAGATGGTTGCGTGA
- a CDS encoding 30S ribosomal protein S9 translates to MVKVVNTSGKRKTAIARATFRSGKGCVRINRKPVEYYQPELARLKIMEPLELAGNRLNRIDVSVKVEGGGVMGQAEASRTAIARGLVDWFKDEELRALFMSYDRALLVNDTRRKEPKHPMGRGARAKRQKSYR, encoded by the coding sequence ATGGTAAAGGTCGTCAACACCAGCGGCAAGCGCAAGACCGCGATTGCGCGCGCCACTTTCCGCTCCGGCAAGGGCTGCGTGCGCATCAACCGCAAGCCGGTCGAATACTACCAGCCGGAGCTGGCACGGCTCAAGATTATGGAGCCGCTCGAGCTGGCGGGCAACCGCCTTAACCGCATCGACGTCTCGGTCAAGGTGGAGGGCGGAGGCGTGATGGGACAGGCCGAGGCGAGCCGTACTGCGATTGCGCGTGGGCTGGTCGACTGGTTCAAGGACGAAGAATTACGCGCGCTGTTCATGAGCTACGACCGCGCACTGCTGGTCAACGACACGCGACGCAAGGAACCCAAGCACCCCATGGGGCGCGGGGCGCGCGCAAAGCGACAAAAATCATACAGGTGA
- a CDS encoding DUF373 family protein, translating into MVTLVLAIDRDNDLGRKTGIRSPVIGRDANLAAAQELGLADPEESDTNTMLAAVRVYDQLMKDDADVEVVTICGDVRVGTRSDMKIANTLDQVIAQTHATRAVIVSDGAEDRELEPIIRSRLLIDSTRQVVVQQSRPIEDTLYTIIHKMEDPKIQRKFILPLALTAFVWGLLALMNKGEIANGAILLTLGGYMLIKVAGWEDEIRKFYHDLLSGTSERVSLTAYIIAALLLIIGVARGLDAMQEVASKGILAMVLGFMSLEGVLPLLLAGLLIIELGRTVDNYLQGGTFNFSIVTFFFTVTSLGLIVAGFVEIVNDIFVLGDFISTKVQYVLGGIIWAFIGFLVNDSIRDRQDSSLPGEE; encoded by the coding sequence ATGGTTACGCTGGTGCTCGCGATAGATCGCGACAACGATCTCGGCCGCAAAACCGGCATTCGCAGCCCTGTCATCGGGCGTGATGCCAACCTTGCCGCGGCGCAGGAACTGGGGCTCGCAGACCCCGAGGAGAGCGACACCAACACTATGCTCGCCGCGGTACGGGTCTACGACCAGCTGATGAAGGATGACGCCGATGTCGAGGTGGTGACCATCTGCGGCGACGTGCGTGTCGGCACGCGGTCCGACATGAAGATTGCCAACACGCTCGACCAGGTGATTGCGCAGACGCACGCCACGCGCGCGGTAATCGTGAGCGACGGCGCCGAGGACCGCGAGCTGGAGCCGATTATCCGCAGCCGGCTGCTGATTGACTCGACGCGGCAGGTGGTTGTGCAGCAGTCGCGCCCCATTGAGGACACGCTCTACACCATCATCCACAAGATGGAGGACCCCAAAATCCAGCGCAAGTTCATCCTGCCGCTGGCGCTGACCGCCTTCGTCTGGGGATTGCTGGCGCTGATGAACAAGGGCGAGATTGCTAACGGAGCTATCCTGCTGACGCTTGGCGGCTACATGCTCATCAAGGTCGCGGGCTGGGAAGATGAAATTCGCAAATTCTATCACGACTTGCTTAGCGGTACCAGCGAACGGGTTTCGCTGACCGCCTACATTATCGCGGCGCTGCTGCTGATTATCGGTGTCGCGCGAGGCCTTGACGCGATGCAGGAAGTCGCCAGCAAGGGAATACTGGCGATGGTACTCGGCTTCATGTCGCTGGAAGGCGTCCTGCCGCTGCTGCTGGCGGGGCTGCTGATTATCGAACTTGGCCGTACTGTCGACAACTACCTTCAGGGCGGGACTTTCAACTTCAGCATCGTGACCTTCTTCTTCACCGTTACCAGTCTCGGCCTCATCGTGGCAGGCTTCGTCGAAATCGTCAACGATATCTTCGTCCTGGGTGACTTCATCTCAACCAAAGTGCAGTATGTCCTTGGCGGCATCATCTGGGCCTTCATCGGTTTCCTGGTCAACGACTCCATTCGCGACCGCCAGGACTCGTCATTGCCGGGCGAGGAGTGA
- the purN gene encoding phosphoribosylglycinamide formyltransferase, with the protein MRFAVMASGRGSNFQALIDARARGELPGAELVLLIVNKRDAPAVARAEAAGIAWEFIDSGAMARAEFDRRALVLLRDRGAEAVVLAGFMRLLTPEFIRAFRYRILNIHPALLPLFPGAHAHRDALAAGVAESGCSAHFVDDGVDTGPVILQQAVPVLPGDDAETLAARILPHEHRLLPKAVRLLAAGRLEVDGDTVRILPEK; encoded by the coding sequence ATGCGCTTTGCGGTGATGGCGTCGGGACGCGGCAGCAACTTTCAGGCGCTCATCGATGCCCGCGCGCGGGGCGAGCTGCCGGGCGCCGAGCTGGTGCTGCTGATTGTCAACAAACGCGACGCGCCGGCGGTTGCGCGTGCCGAGGCGGCCGGTATCGCGTGGGAGTTCATCGACTCCGGTGCCATGGCGCGCGCCGAGTTTGACAGGCGCGCGCTGGTGCTGCTGCGCGACCGCGGCGCCGAGGCGGTCGTGCTGGCAGGGTTCATGCGGCTGCTGACGCCGGAGTTTATCAGGGCGTTCCGGTACCGCATCCTGAACATTCATCCGGCGCTGCTGCCGCTCTTCCCCGGCGCGCACGCGCACCGCGACGCGCTGGCTGCCGGCGTTGCGGAGAGCGGCTGCTCAGCGCACTTCGTTGATGACGGGGTCGACACCGGCCCGGTCATCCTGCAGCAGGCGGTGCCGGTGCTGCCGGGCGATGACGCGGAGACGCTCGCGGCGCGCATCCTGCCGCACGAACACCGGCTGCTGCCGAAGGCGGTGCGACTGCTCGCGGCGGGACGGCTCGAGGTCGACGGTGATACCGTCAGGATTCTGCCCGAAAAGTAG
- a CDS encoding 50S ribosomal protein L18e: MAPKRIDRKSNAHLQSLVGSLKQAARENEAPVWKAVAGRLESPARTWPSINISRLERHTEAKATVVVPGKLLGSGAISKPLTVGAFSFSASAREKVEAAGGSCLSLPEMLKAHPKGAGVRLMG; encoded by the coding sequence ATGGCCCCGAAGCGAATCGACCGCAAAAGCAACGCGCATCTGCAGTCGCTGGTAGGCAGCCTGAAGCAGGCCGCCCGCGAGAACGAGGCCCCCGTCTGGAAGGCGGTCGCCGGTCGGCTGGAGAGCCCCGCACGGACGTGGCCCAGCATCAATATTTCGCGGCTCGAGCGGCACACTGAGGCAAAAGCGACGGTCGTCGTCCCGGGCAAGCTGCTCGGCTCCGGCGCCATCTCAAAGCCGCTCACCGTCGGCGCATTCAGCTTCTCCGCATCGGCACGCGAAAAGGTCGAGGCGGCCGGAGGCAGCTGCCTGTCGCTGCCGGAAATGCTTAAGGCGCACCCGAAAGGCGCCGGCGTGAGGTTGATGGGATGA
- a CDS encoding ROK family protein, with product MAEALVAGTAAQPRAKVETSARLLAVVELGGTRCRAAIGRVHAGKPGAVAERFEIPTGDPQPTLAALAEWLAARGPFAAVGVASFGPLRLDSAARDYGRLLTESKPGWRDADVLAPFRPLAQRLALETDVGAAALGEQLQRGGRGTLAYVTVGTGIGGGLASDGRVHHGQLHPEIGHLRVPHDGSFAGVCAAHGDCWEGLASGPALAARTGTPAEALPDGDPAWATEAELLAHGLHAITAVAMPDTIVLGGGVMQRAGLRAAVARRLAELNAGFAPLPEVAAPALGEDSALAGALLHASTQSR from the coding sequence ATGGCTGAAGCGCTGGTGGCAGGAACCGCGGCGCAGCCTAGGGCGAAGGTGGAAACCTCCGCCCGGCTGCTCGCGGTGGTCGAACTCGGCGGGACGCGCTGCCGCGCCGCCATCGGCCGGGTGCATGCCGGGAAGCCGGGCGCGGTCGCCGAACGCTTCGAAATCCCGACAGGCGACCCGCAGCCGACGCTCGCGGCGCTCGCTGAGTGGCTTGCCGCGCGCGGACCGTTTGCGGCCGTCGGCGTCGCCAGCTTCGGGCCGCTAAGGTTAGACTCCGCGGCGCGCGATTACGGCCGGCTGCTGACGGAGAGCAAGCCGGGCTGGCGCGACGCCGATGTGCTGGCGCCGTTCCGCCCGCTGGCGCAACGGCTGGCGCTCGAGACCGACGTCGGCGCCGCCGCGCTGGGCGAGCAATTGCAGCGCGGTGGGCGCGGCACGCTCGCCTACGTCACGGTCGGGACCGGCATCGGCGGCGGGCTCGCCAGCGACGGCCGCGTCCACCACGGGCAGCTGCACCCCGAGATAGGCCACTTGCGCGTCCCGCACGATGGCAGCTTCGCCGGCGTTTGCGCCGCCCACGGTGATTGCTGGGAGGGGCTCGCGTCAGGCCCCGCGTTGGCGGCGCGGACTGGTACGCCGGCGGAGGCGCTGCCGGACGGCGACCCCGCCTGGGCGACCGAGGCGGAGCTGCTGGCGCACGGCCTGCACGCTATCACCGCCGTCGCGATGCCCGATACCATCGTGCTCGGCGGCGGCGTAATGCAGCGCGCAGGACTGCGCGCGGCGGTCGCACGCCGGCTGGCGGAGCTGAACGCCGGCTTCGCGCCGCTGCCGGAGGTCGCCGCGCCGGCGCTCGGCGAGGATTCAGCGCTGGCCGGCGCGCTGCTTCATGCCAGCACCCAGAGCCGGTAA
- a CDS encoding 2,5-diamino-6-(ribosylamino)-4(3H)-pyrimidinone 5'-phosphate reductase: MERPYVIVNCAASLDGKIALANRRPVRLSCDDDHRRVHALRAECDAVIVGIGTVLQDDPRLLLDTALAAGESPLRVVLDTTLRTPRSARVLQGDAPTLVATGSRPRRRELRGAEVVACGNGAVDLTRLLELLHVRGVRKVLVEGGETVLWAFLISGLWDEFTQFVANTLIGGVTSPTVAGGPGAATPGEMHAFTLADAERLGDGVLLTWRRG, from the coding sequence GTGGAACGGCCCTACGTCATCGTGAACTGCGCCGCGTCGCTCGACGGCAAGATAGCGCTGGCGAACCGGCGGCCGGTGCGGCTCTCGTGCGACGACGACCACCGGCGAGTGCACGCATTGCGGGCGGAATGCGATGCCGTCATCGTCGGCATCGGCACCGTGTTGCAGGACGACCCGCGGCTGCTTCTTGACACGGCATTGGCGGCCGGCGAGAGCCCGCTGCGGGTGGTGCTCGACACGACGCTGCGGACGCCGCGCTCGGCGCGGGTGCTACAGGGCGACGCGCCAACGCTGGTCGCCACCGGCAGCCGGCCGCGGCGACGGGAGCTGCGCGGCGCAGAAGTGGTCGCGTGCGGTAACGGCGCGGTGGACCTGACGCGACTGCTAGAGCTGCTTCATGTGCGCGGGGTGCGTAAGGTGCTGGTCGAAGGCGGCGAGACGGTGCTCTGGGCGTTCCTGATATCGGGGCTGTGGGACGAGTTCACCCAGTTCGTCGCCAACACGCTGATTGGCGGCGTGACGTCGCCGACCGTCGCCGGCGGACCCGGCGCGGCAACGCCGGGCGAGATGCACGCTTTCACGCTCGCGGACGCCGAACGACTGGGCGACGGCGTGCTGCTGACATGGCGGCGCGGCTGA
- the rplM gene encoding 50S ribosomal protein L13, translating into MKVYDASGCIMGRLASYVAKALLNGDEVHVVNAEKAVVSGARHSVFREYTEKRQLNHERKGPFYPRMPHLMFKRSVRGMIPYQTPRGRAAFKRLRVDIGPAGAKKPETIERAQMTSGTVHVTLGDVSRKLGAKF; encoded by the coding sequence ATGAAGGTTTACGACGCGAGCGGCTGCATCATGGGACGACTGGCAAGCTATGTCGCCAAGGCGCTGCTCAACGGCGACGAAGTGCACGTGGTCAACGCCGAAAAGGCGGTGGTCAGCGGCGCACGCCATTCGGTCTTCCGCGAATATACCGAGAAGCGGCAGCTGAACCACGAGCGCAAGGGGCCATTCTACCCGCGCATGCCGCACCTGATGTTCAAGCGCTCGGTGCGCGGCATGATCCCCTACCAGACGCCGCGCGGCCGCGCCGCCTTCAAGCGGCTACGGGTCGACATCGGCCCCGCAGGCGCCAAGAAGCCGGAAACGATTGAGCGGGCACAGATGACTTCGGGGACGGTGCATGTCACGCTCGGCGACGTTTCGCGCAAGCTGGGAGCGAAATTCTGA